One window from the genome of Yarrowia lipolytica chromosome 1B, complete sequence encodes:
- a CDS encoding uncharacterized protein (Compare to YALI0B01056g, similar to Saccharomyces cerevisiae YPR097W; ancestral locus Anc_3.408, weakly similar to weakly similar to uniprot|Q06839 Saccharomyces cerevisiae YPR097w), translating to MSNRVQLQPIQEHYLKRELVRLEIEDEFAELADFRGLRKFGAPFAPNGPSHTPEPIIEGTEGFHDGDHYTPTIGSPVLEPQSSGGSHHSVMGSIKHIKKKGSHIKKHIHIPHLKGHGHGGDHDHEDHFYDSHDENYGDLSLSAMPHDTGYTTPSTGNATPNRTLATTNGPNGPNGPNGPVVYQFPIVRHMFVHHIKTFPFLSKADDRDFWQLRLQAFLESFADKNISSSEDRAEDTKRSKISLRIKKAFAMYMSAGLMTTNVDEPAAKVEKPATAGVEQLDHKKVLSSLASGKFINGLCVNVVGVREIRTKRMLSFLAGDHVSAEYLIETKMESHEGRTVVVARTFHDFKELAKKLHREFPGRGLPNLPVRNRAASQATSSGIGGFVDTENDDPEDELNDAEEHIDDDDTANVHHDGKRVSLPREKQRTTLRAYLHTLVSNRMVANSKTLLEFLYMDPIQMTPNEIRDMELRRKVDIARVRDQLQFYEVAQARAQELNVYLQEFKQDLVREDGLKHIFDEIRDKSSARDLSPRFQKFIKWATIEFAATLFHMFVASDNAPEVFAQVCRLHRFIPYTVIKGILRLSNPVSIMKGMMDLFLAQPFGRKSLFQNIIWYMLQEDIKQQERAIKELKLLIADDSVCQGLEDFVYADEATHQRVLKTKHAHDCDMVLAIFKLQAEENHSWEQERTVQLWYERWDNAVEEEPSNDPHEVQSDEVLKFSATKNLLKHLTRKRDKDLFQDLINEKATVQLVKDLITIFYEPLIRVFKDAHISEAVGDLQRFADDLIKTVSKSEIDSLTSDANSQVQLFVDLCNRHVDSLFKFIHNVYQHDGGLFDQLMGWISDIILFLKDGQQHGAPLDLEMMLANYPGDKERVVFEVDQIVDWTRRRKDWYDLRAAAAQQMRDGGVKRLSRSSSVNSTLAAMGADAEDDIDTRWDSTLPGGANGINTGDFGIDIEDINELELDVAELDLEDRAIMGKSEGQLDAVEEERRRRQLARKIEQKQQSSDLPPQRPDITEIPKMLPVFKNQLLEILDR from the coding sequence ATGTCCAACCGGGTCCAACTGCAGCCCATCCAGGAGCACTATCTGAAGCGCGAGCTGGTGCGGCTCGAAATCGAAGACGAGTTTGCCGAGCTGGCCGACTTTCGGGGTCTGCGCAAGTTCGGAGCGCCGTTTGCGCCCAATGGCCCCAGTCACACGCCGGAGCCGATCATCGAAGGGACCGAGGGCTTCCACGACGGCGACCACTACACGCCGACGATCGGGTCGCCGGTGCTGGAGCCGCAGAGCTCCGGAGGATCCCACCACAGCGTCATGGGGTCCATCAAAcacatcaagaagaagggcagCCACATCAAGAAACACATTCACATTCCGCATCTCAAGGGCCACGGCCACGGTGGTGACCACGACCACGAAGACCACTTCTACGACTCCCACGACGAAAACTACGGCGACCTGAGCCTCAGCGCAATGCCCCACGATACCGGCTACACAACCCCCAGCACCGGAAACGCAACCCCCAACCGAACCCtcgccaccaccaacgGCCCCAATGGCCCCAACGGCCCCAACGGCCCCGTGGTCTACCAATTCCCCATTGTCCGCCACATGTTTGTCCACCACATCAAGACGTTTCCGTTTCTCAGCAAAGCCGACGACCGCGACTTTTGGCAACTGCGGCTCCAGGCGTTTCTAGAGTCGTTCGCAGACAAGAACATCTCCTCATCGGAAGACAGAGCCGAAGACACAAAGCGATCGAAAATCTCCCTGCGGATCAAAAAAGCCTTTGCAATGTACATGTCTGCCGGCCTCATGACCACCAACGTCGACGAGCCCGCggccaaggtggagaaACCGGCCACCGCCGGCgtcgagcagctggacCACAAAAAAGTCCTatcgtccttggccagtGGAAAATTCATTAACGGCCTGTGCGTCAATGTCGTGGGAGTGCGCGAAATCCGAACCAAACGAATGCTCTCGTTTCTAGCCGGCGACCACGTGAGCGCCGAGTACCTCATTGAGACGAAAATGGAGTCTCATGAGGGCCGAACCGTTGTGGTCGCACGCACCTTCCACGActtcaaggagctggccaagaagctaCACCGGGAGTTTCCCGGACGTGGGCTGCCCAATTTGCCCGTGCGTAACCGTGCTGCCTCCCAGGCCACGTCCTCAGGTATCGGCGGCTTTGTCGACACCGAAAACGACGACCCCGAAgacgagctcaacgacGCAGAGGAGCATattgatgatgacgatACCGCCAACGTCCATCACGATGGAAAGAGAGTAAGTCTTCCGCGTGAGAAACAACGAACCACCCTCCGTGCCTACCTTCATACTCTGGTGTCAAACCGAATGGTAGCCAACTCCAAGACGCTCCTCGAGTTTCTCTACATGGACCCCATTCAAATGACACCCAACGAGATTCGCGATATGGAGCTGCGTCGAAAAGTCGACATTGCCCGTGTGCGTGACCAGCTGCAGTTCTACGAGGTTGCCCAAGCCCGAGCGCAGGAGCTCAACGTTTACCTCCAGGAGTTCAAGCAAGATCTTGTGCGGGAAGATGGTCTGAAACACATTTTCGACGAGATCCGGGACAAGAGCAGCGCACGTGACCTGAGTCCCCGGTTCCAAAAGTTCATCAAGTGGGCGACGATTGAGTTTGCCGCCACGCTGTTCCACATGTTTGTGGCGTCGGACAATGCTCCCGAGGTGTTTGCGCAGGTGTGTCGTCTTCACCGGTTCATTCCGTACACGGTGATCAAGGGCATTTTGCGGCTGTCCAACCCCGTCTCGATCATGAAGGGAATGATGGATCTGTTCCTGGCCCAGCCGTTTGGCCGCAAGTCGCTCTTCCAGAATATCATCTGGTACATGTTACAAGAAGACatcaagcagcaggagcgggccatcaaggagctcaagctgctcaTTGCCGATGATTCTGTGTGTCAGGGACTGGAGGATTTTGTCTACGCTGACGAGGCCACTCATCAGCGGGtgctcaagaccaagcATGCTCATGACTGCGACATGGTGCTGGCCATTTTCAAGCTGCAGGCAGAAGAGAACCATTCCTGGGAACAGGAGCGCACTGTGCAGCTGTGGTACGAACGGTGGGACAATgcggtggaggaggagccgaGTAACGATCCCCATGAAGTTCAGTCCGACGAGGTGCTCAAGTTTTCTGCCACCAAGAACTTGCTGAAGCATTTGACCAGAAAGCGAGACAAGGACCTGTTCCAGGATCTGATCAATGAGAAGGCGACCGTTCAGCTAGTCAAGGATCTGATCACCATCTTCTACGAGCCCCTGATTCGGGTCTTCAAGGATGCCCATATTTCTGAGGCAGTGGGAGATCTTCAGCGGTTTGCCGACGACCTGATCAAGACGGTCAGCAAGAGTGAGATTGATTCGCTCACTTCGGACGCCAATTCGCAGGTCCAACTGTTTGTGGACCTGTGCAACCGACACGTTGACTCTCTGTTCAAGTTCATCCACAATGTGTACCAGCACGACGGCGGTCTGTTTGACCAGCTCATGGGCTGGATTTCGGACATTATTCTCTTTCTGAAGGacggccagcagcatggagCTCCTCTTGATCTCGAAATGATGCTGGCCAACTACCCCGGTGACAAGGAGAGGGTGGTGTTTGAGGTGGACCAGATTGTCGACTGGACACGACGACGAAAGGACTGGTACGATCTGCGCGCCGCGGCAGCCCAGCAGATGCGTGACGGCGGAGTTAAGCGGTTGTCGAGGTCGTCTTCGGTCAACTCGACCCTTGCAGCCATGGGTGCTGACGCGGAGGACGACATTGACACGCGATGGGACTCGACCTTGCCAGGAGGAGCCAACGGCATCAACACGGGCGATTTCGGAATCGATATTGAAGACATTAACGAGCTGGAATTGGACGTGGCGGAGCTGGATCTAGAGGACCGCGCTATCATGGGCAAGAGCGAGGGACAGCTGGATgcggtggaagaggagagacgacgacgacagtTGGCCCGGAAGATTGaacagaagcagcagtCCAGCGACTTGCCGCCCCAGCGACCGGATATTACCGAGATTCCCAAAATGCTGCCTGTTTTCAAGAACCAATTGttggagattctggacCGCTAG
- a CDS encoding uncharacterized protein (Compare to YALI0B00968g, similar to uniprot|O13701 Schizosaccharomyces pombe Transcription initiation factor TFIID 55 kDa subunit (TAFII-55), similar to Saccharomyces cerevisiae TAF7 (YMR227C); ancestral locus Anc_8.754) — MIKIKLKPEKRSPEASPEKRRTKKRKTDEEGAKPSTPSLSIKLKAPKKERESKPRLSLKLSNKKSESAAPESSRASTASGGSTKKSKVVPRIRVKAAREPGQGYDSEAPDREDDPLIEEGLILRFPPIGKRGRDDLSYLRTAVENQDYSNIVIRFKDSRRAVVSVRGRHYAAKLVDLPAIVEAQKTFDRGKNMFKCLDICQMLLVTEPISSEHSIMEARSMQWDKSSSESALTCRHGLTPPLFDAKRRRFRKTVSTKVIESVEQKVTDLLDLDDEADSTSYELVDGRTLASLYGAGGVAGSQSVSTTVSAAATPPPRFAMVDEGEMDVDLLDKELERALEDQGSDEGEEIEADDASESEDEGEGAGESDNSDEEELPRASAGMDDDDDGEEGGHAKVLVDTIADLEATIKKQQDDADRTANAMLKERFNQRISKLKHELEVKKKQLKAKNTIKEKKKEIDKKEKKEEKEESEDKVEKGEVKDKGVGSDDDMDLDDLF, encoded by the coding sequence ATGATCAAAATCAAGCTGAAGCCCGAAAAACGGTCGCCGGAGGCATCGCCGGAGAAGCGGCGGACCAAGAAGCGCAAAACGGATGAGGAAGGGGCCAAACCGAGCACTCCGTCGCTCAGCATCAAGTTGAAGGCGCCCAAAAAAGAGCGGGAGTCCAAGCCGCGGTTGTCCCTGAAACTGAGCAACAAAAAGAGCGAGAGCGCGGCGCCGGAAAGCAGCCGGGCGTCGACCGCGAGTGGCGGATCCACTAAAAAGAGCAAGGTGGTGCCGCGGATCCGAGTCAAGGCCGCCCGCGAACCGGGCCAGGGATACGACAGCGAAGCGCCGGACCGCGAAGACGATCCGCTGATTGAAGAGGGATTGATTTTGCGATTCCCACCAATCGGTAAAAGAGGCCGCGACGACCTGTCATATCTGCGGACGGCGGTGGAGAACCAGGATTACAGCAACATTGTGATTCGGTTCAAGGACTCGCGCAGGGCGGTGGTTTCTGTGCGGGGGCGGCATTACGCGGCGAAATTGGTGGACTTGCCGGCGATCGTCGAGGCCCAAAAGACGTTTGACCGCGGCAAAAACATGTTCAAGTGTCTGGACATTTGCCAAATGTTACTTGTCACCGAGCCCATTTCGTCCGAACACAGCATTATGGAGGCGCGGTCGATGCAATGGGACAAGAGCTCCAGCGAAAGCGCGCTGACCTGTCGCCATGGCCTGACTCCGCCGTTGTTTGACGCCAAACGTCGCCGATTCAGAAAAACCGTGTCCACAAAGGTGATTGAATCGGTGGAGCAAAAGGTGACGGACTTGCTGGatctggacgacgaggcAGACTCCACATCATATGAGCTTGTCGATGGACGCACCCTGGCGTCCTTGTATGGAGCCGGTGGGGTTGCGGGCTCGCAATCTGTGTCTACCACTGTTTCTGCCGCcgccactcctcctccgcgGTTTGCCATGGTCGACGAGGGAGAAATGGACGTGGATTTGCTCGATAAAGAGCTGGAGCGGGCCCTGGAGGACCAAGGCTCGGATGAGGGCGAAGAAATCGAGGCCGATGATGCGTCCGAGTCCGAAGATGAGGGAGAAGGCGCAGGTGAGTCGGACAACTCGGACGAAGAGGAATTGCCCCGAGCGTCGGCCGGAAtggacgatgacgacgacggtGAAGAGGGAGGACACGCCAAGGTGCTGGTCGACACGATTGCAGATCTGGAGGCGACCATCAAAAAGCAGCAGGACGACGCCGACCGCACCGCCAACGCCATGCTCAAGGAGCGGTTCAACCAGCGAatctccaagctcaaaCATGAGCtggaggtcaagaagaaacagCTCAAGGCAAAGAataccatcaaggagaagaagaaggagatcgataagaaggaaaagaaggaggagaaggaggagagtgaggacaaggtggaaaagggcgaggtcaaggacaaggGTGTGGGCAGTGACGACGATATGGATTTGGATGATTTGTTTTAG
- a CDS encoding uncharacterized protein (Compare to YALI0B01012g, no similarity) produces the protein MSLNSTNSTSTSGMQLCAKSVQLVLTETSKPYDEGRSPVRYEATGVTVLIDATRVIVQSDSDNAPQLPHVVAFKLDCVNFASLEIPMTNILKVQLTQPWFGPNSVDISFVAIPKAERGLHLVPGLRRDGTTWRADLYFREGGAIEFQKVLAEKHTAFRERVQRQVSVARDGIEPDLPQYEAPPGYEE, from the coding sequence ATGTCACTCAACAGCACCAACTCAACATCAACGTCGGGCATGCAGCTCTGCGCCAAAAGCGTGCAACTGGTACTCACCGAAACCTCCAAGCCCTATGATGAGGGCCGATCTCCGGTGCGATACGAGGCGACTGGAGTGACAGTTCTGATTGACGCCACTCGGGTCATTGTGCAgtcggactcggacaaCGCGCCCCAGCTGCCTCACGTGGTCGCGTTCAAGCTGGACTGTGTCAATTTCGCCTCGCTGGAAATTCCCATGaccaacattctcaaggtGCAGCTGACTCAGCCGTGGTTTGGCCCCAACTCGGTGGACATTTCGTTTGTGGCGATTCCCAAGGCCGAGAGAGGCCTGCATCTGGTTCCCGGGCTGAGACGGGACGGAACCACGTGGCGAGCCGATCTGTACTTTCGCGAGGGTGGTGCCATTGAGTTCCAAAAGGTTCTGGCGGAGAAACACACAGCGTTCAGGGAGAGAGTCCAGAGACAGGTTTCGGTGGCGCGAGACGGCATCGAGCCGGATTTGCCACAGTACgaggctcctcctggtTATGAGGAATAG
- a CDS encoding uncharacterized protein (Compare to YALI0B01034g, similar to Saccharomyces cerevisiae SUI2 (YJR007W); ancestral locus Anc_5.157, highly similar to uniprot|P56286 Schizosaccharomyces pombe Eukaryotic translation initiation factor 2 alpha subunit (eIF-2- alpha)) — MDEVNTTTCRFYANKYPEVDDLVMVNVKEIADMGAYVKLLEYDDIEGMILLSELSRRRIRSIQKHIKVGKNEIVVVLRVDKDKGYIDLSKRRVSAEDVEKCEEKYTKSKTVHSILRHVAEKHKYSLEKLYEQVGWPLSTKYGHAYDGFKLSITNPDQVFGDLEDPASPAIMEDLKAQIGRRLTPNPVKVRADIDITCFAYEGIEAIKKALAAGETLNSELVPVKVKLVAAPLFVLTSTCLDKQKAIDTLGEAIEKIRESIEASGGSLTVKMEPKAVTETDDAELAKLMEKTEQQNKLVDGDDDDADEEAGDFE; from the coding sequence ATGGACGAAGTCAACACGACCACCTGCCGATTCTACGCCAACAAGTACCCCGAGGTCGACGACCTGGTGATGGTCAacgtcaaggagattgccgacATGGGCGCGTACgtcaagctgcttgagtacgacgacattgaggGCATGATTCTGCTGTCGGAGCTGTCGCGACGACGTATCCGGTCCATCCAGAAGCACATCAAGGTGGGCAAGAACGAGATTGTGGTTGTTCTGCGAgtggacaaggacaagggcTACATCGATCTGTCGAAACGGCGAGTGAGCGCCGAGGACGTGGAAAAGTGTGAGGAAAAGTACACCAAGTCCAAGACTGTGCACTCGATTCTGCGGCACGTGGCGGAGAAACACAAGTACTCGCTAGAAAAGCTGTACGAACAGGTGGGCTGGCCGCTGAGCACCAAGTATGGCCATGCCTACGACGGCTTCAAGCTGTCCATCACCAACCCCGACCAGGTGTTTGGCGATCTGGAGGACCCTGCTTCTCCCGCCATCATGGAGGATCTCAAGGCCCAGATTGGCCGGCGACTGACCCCCAACCCCGTCAAGGTGCGAGCTGACATTGACATCACCTGTTTTGCCTACGAGGGCATTGAGGCGATCAAGAAGGCGCTGGCGGCCGGTGAGACGCTCAACTCGGAGCTGGTGCCCGTCAAGGTCAAGCTGGTGGCCGCTCCTCTGTTTGTGCTCACCTCCACCTGTCTGGACAAGCAGAAGGCCATCGACACTCTCGGCGAGGCGATTGAGAAGATTCGAGAGAGCATTGAGGCGTCCGGCGGCTCTCTGACGGTCAAGATGGAGCCCAAGGCCGTCACTGAGACCGACGATGCCGAGCTCGCCAAGCTTATGGAGAAGactgagcagcagaacaagctggtggatggagatgatgatgatgctgacgaggaggctggCGATTTTGAGTGA
- a CDS encoding uncharacterized protein (Compare to YALI0B00990g, highly similar to uniprot|Q02892 Saccharomyces cerevisiae YPL093W Nucleolar GTP-binding protein 1), translating to MQLTWKDIPTIPNQSEFLDIVLNRTQRKTPTVIRAGFKISRIRAFYMRKVRFTADGFVEKLNEIVTSFPNINEIHPFHRDLLDTLYEKNHYKVSLASLSRAKSLIDQVSRDYVRLLKFGQSLFQCKQLKRAALGRMATIMKRLKDPLVYLEQVRQHLGRLPSIDPNTRTLLICGYPNVGKSSFLKSVTRAEVEVQPYAFTTKSLYVGHFDYKYLRFQAIDTPGILDRPTEEMNNIEMQSIYAIAHIRSCVLYFMDVSEQCGFSVAEQVKLFHSIKPLFANKQVIVVINKIDVKRPEDLDEENQELLKGIAAQPDVEIMQLSCHAEEGLMEVRNRACEKLLAARVEQKLRHVKGGASSDLLNQVHIAQPVKRDDIERPSAVPEAVQFLQKYDKNDPNRRKLMRDIQDENGGAGVFSIDMSKDYLLEDEAWKKDIMPELLNGRNVYDFIDPDIASKLQALEDEEEKLEQEGFYDSEEEIEDDEAEDIHEQAQWLRNKIKMMRNTARSKKSLKNKAAIPRTKTKKSLGDMEEHLERVGFDSSKVVDRANALAEAKASDDVSGHQTFLNEAVSTQEMSLMPLGQSNRRDDGIVTTVRSKADRMAKHSQRKGNMKARRGEADRHIAETKPKHLFSGKRTVGSNDWR from the coding sequence ATGCAACTAACGTGGAAAGATATTCCGACGATTCCGAACCAGAGCGAGTTTCTGGACATTGTGCTGAACCGGACGCAGCGAAAGACGCCCACGGTAATTCGAGCCGGGTTCAAAATCTCGCGAATCCGGGCGTTTTACATGCGAAAAGTGCGATTCACAGCGGACGGATttgtggagaagctcaacgAGATTGTCACGTCGTTCCCCAACATTAACGAAATCCACCCGTTCCATCGAGACCTGCTCGATACCCTGTACGAGAAGAACCACTACAAGGTGTCTCTGGCATCCCTGTCCCGAGCCAAGTCGCTCATCGATCaggtgtcacgtgattacGTGCGTCTGCTCAAGTTTGGTCAGTCTCTTTTCCAGTgcaagcagctcaagcGGGCTGCTCTTGGTCGTATGGCCACCATTATGAAGCGGCTTAAGGACCCTCTTGTCTATCTTGAGCAAGTTCGGCAGCATCTTGGTCGATTGCCCTCCATCGATCCCAACACTCGAACCCTGCTCATCTGTGGCTATCCCAATGTTGGCAAGTCTTCGTTCCTCAAGTCTGTGACTCGAGCCGAGGTCGAGGTCCAGCCCTATGCGTTTACCACCAAGTCTCTGTATGTCGGCCATttcgactacaagtatctgcGGTTCCAGGCGATTGACACTCCCGGTATTCTGGACCGTCCCACCGAGGAGATGAACAACATTGAAATGCAGTCCATCTACGCCATTGCCCACATTCGGTCGTGTGTGCTGTATTTCATGGACGTTTCCGAGCAGTGTGGCTTTTCTGTGGCCGAGCAGGTCAAGCTGTTCCATTCCATCAAGCCGCTGTTTGCCAACAAGCAGGTGATTGTGgtcatcaacaagattgACGTCAAGCGACCGGAGGATCTGGATGAGGAGAACCAGGAGCTTCTCAAGGGCATTGCTGCCCAGCCCGACGTGGAGATTATGCAGCTGTCGTGCCATGCCGAGGAGGGTCTTATGGAGGTGCGAAACCGGGCGTGCGAGAAGCTGTTGGCGGCTCGAGTGGAGCAGAAGCTGCGTCATGTCAAGGGTGGCGCCTCTTCGGATCTGCTCAACCAGGTCCATATTGCCCAGCCCGTCAAGCGAGACGACATTGAGCGGCCCTCGGCTGTGCCTGAGGCGGTCCAGTTCCTGCAAAAGTACGACAAGAACGACCCCAACAGACGAAAGCTGATGCGGGACATTCAGGACGAAAATGGAGGCGCTGGAGTCTTTTCCATTGACATGTCCAAGGATTatctgctggaggacgaggcctggaagaaggacattatgcccgagctgctcaacggcCGAAATGTCTACGATTTCATCGACCCCGATATCGCCTCGAAGCTCCAGGcgctggaggacgaggaggagaaacTCGAGCAGGAGGGCTTCTACGACTCGGAGGAGGAAattgaggacgacgaggccgaggatATCCACGAGCAGGCCCAGTGGCTGCGAAACAAGATCAAAATGATGCGAAACACGGCCCGGTCCAAGAAGTCACTCAAAAACAAGGCCGCCATCCCCAGAACAAAGACCAAAAAGTCGCTGGGAGACATGGAGGAGCATCTGGAGCGAGTGGGCTTCGATTCGTCTAAGGTGGTGGACCGAGCCAACGCCCTGGCCGAAGCCAAGGCCTCCGACGACGTGTCTGGCCACCAGACCTTCCTCAACGAGGCCGTCTCCACCCAGGAAATGTCCCTCATGCCCCTGGGCCAGTCCAACCGACGAGACGATGGTATTGTCACCACCGTGCGATCCAAGGCCGACCGAATGGCCAAGCACTCCCAGCGAAAGGGTAACATGAAGGCCCGACGAGGAGAGGCCGATCGACATATTGCCGAGACCAAGCCCAAGCATTTGTTTTCCGGAAAGAGAACTGTTGGATCGAATGATTGGAGATAG